aaatttgcctgaaaaccgcgagacgaatcttttaagtctaattaatctgtcattagcacatgttggttattgtagcacttatgactaatcacgtcctaattggactcaaaagattcgtcctaCTATTTCCTccgtaactgtataattagttttaatgtttatatatatttaatgctttatttagatgttcaaagactcgatgtaatgtttttgggaaaaaaatttaggaactaaacaaccccataGAGTAGGTACAAATAAGACTATAAgctaactataaacatattttaagaagataagagagaagagaagagcagtaagctatagatttgtagccagctgtagtataaatataatgtgtatatgacaggtgtgacatagtagtatatgttttgtaggttgttattatatgaattgactattagattgactataaataaattagagagagtagttggctatactgttAAACTTGCtaggctataagtcagctataaatatattttaaggagataagagagaagagagaagaaagaagaggagtggactactaatttgtacaGTCGCAGCATGGACTCCAATATATAATGTGTATATAACATGTGAGatatgatgatatatattttataagtagctattatatgagttagctattagattgactaaaACTTGCTCACACGAACAATCCCAGTCCTGAAACGACAGGTGCTGCCTGTTCGTGTCCTCGCAAAATAAAGACGGCCTAAATTGGTCTGGTCGAGAGGGCGCAAGTCCCGATCCAAACGGAATTAGCGAGTGGAAAGAAGGTAACCTGAGCTTATGGTCGAGCTGAGGGCACACTATCAAGTAACCAAGCCATTGGCCTTTGGTTGTGTGAAGCTCAAGTGAGGTTTCCTTCCTGaagtttctcttcttttcatATGCAGTATGGTTCTGTGGTCTGCCTTGGCCACAGCAACATGTAGTAGATGAAATTATACATCAGGAGACAGTAGGAAGCTAGGAGGACACCACCATGCAAGGTAAAATCACACAACAGTAGCAGCAGTAGTGGCCCATGACTCCCTTTGATTGTGCCTTGTTCATTATTAGTTTGGACACCGATGATGCTTGTTTGTGTGGCTAATGGAGGCTTTTAATTGCATGGGGTTAAACAAATGGACACCTAGTAGTAGTAGTCGCTACTCACCCCTACTGTAGTGTTATACCTACCTGCACATCTTGCTCACATGATGCCTCCTATCCCTGTCCTTGTGACTTGTATTCTTCTTGTCTTTAGCCCATCCATGTGCCCCTCCCTACCCCACCCCTCATGCCTAGATTCTCTTCTTGGCCCCATCTTTTTCATACACGCCTTCAGTCTCTTACCGACACCAAATTAATAAAGCAATCTTTGCTCGTATAATTATTGCTTGCAAGTTTCTTCACACTATTCCTAACCTAATGACTAAAATGATatccataacattaaataagttatcatctaggataaaaaatgatgtgacaagtgaataaatgagaaaagagaataaaatcATGTCTTGCATAAGACATAGTTTCTATACAATATCCAAAATATCATGtaagataagtagcattaaattgaagtatggaataTTGTTGTTTGTATTgtaagagtagtgtctagtactagtttcttgatgatgggaaatttatgaaaactatatctagtgttataGATTGGGAATACCCTGATATTGCAGCCTCAACTTTTTTGCTTGATAAGAAGAGATTAAGGATAAACGGAAAAAAATAGGATGCCTCTCATTAAATAAGGATATTCAGAGGAATGAAGGGTggcaaattttagataaaacaCCTCGTATTTTGGGAGGGATGCGTACACCACTTCCACAGTtcctttcctctcttttttaataTTCTTATCTGAAGTATTTCTAGTTTGTATGAATGGACACCTTGAAAATCGTTGACCTTttgtgaatatatattaataaatgtaAATTAGCGGCTCCTAGTTAAGTTGCCCTAACTGGAATCATGCCCGTTGAGAACTGTTTATAAGATTATGTATAGAAGTTGTTTTCCCATGAGTATAGTAGCCCAACTATGCTTTTAAACATCTATTTGCTTTTTTGTTTGATACTTTCATAGATATCTCTATGGAGAATGGAATAAATGGATGCCACAATTTCtagggttttcctttttttctataGGTGTTGGGCTGTTGGCATGCATCATTCATTTCATGCATGCACCTTTTTCATATTCCAGATTTTGTAGGGCTTCATGTACAGCTTTTTAGATCGAAGTACACGCCAATCTATATCTGCACGTATTTCTGCTTCAAATATGCGCCTATACTGGAAAAGATTCCAAGTAATATCACATCAGTTTTATACTAAGTCCACAAGTTTGTACAAACAAATGGATTAGCCATCATGGAATGGAAAATTATTAAGTAGATGCTGTCATGCGCCAAGCAACTCAAGAGTCCACTGTCTCACGTGATCCATTGATCACTTTAATTTGCTGATCTTTCCTTTATTTATCAAATGAGAAGAAATATATTGTGGTTCGTCTCAGCAATGAcattatattaattagatCCTAAAGACCGACCTGATTTCAAGCATTCTTAATTACCATTGCCAGCTGCATGCCAAATTTCAAATCTTAGCATCTggtcaaaaaaattacatgtacTATATACACGCTAGTACAAAGAAAGTCGAACTAGACTTAACTGGATAATAATAAAGAACCTGGTAGCATTGATCTACTCTCTAGAGTATGGTGTGGTGAAAACTTTTGGGATTACTACTGTGAACGGGTAAATGTTTTAGTCCCTTAACTCATATGTATGCTATCAACTAATCAAAGCATATAGATAGGCAGATTATAGCTTATGATTCGTCCTTTCTTTCTCCATTACTTTCATCATTCATGTAAAAAACTGACCAGCTTTTCATAGTAAGTTACCAGCTTTGTGCTTCCTTGCATGCTGATGTATCATTACTCCACGTATGCTCTACCAACATACTTGTAAACTAAGCTTGCTAacagatttttttctcctccagCTTAGCTGAATCAACCTGCAGGCGTTTTTACAGCTTTACCTCCAAAGTTATCTGAAATTTGCCCCTTAATTTATCTCATTATCTGCATAGTAAGTATGTAGTAACTCGGTTTTCTGAACCGAGGAACAAAAAAGTGTGCTGTTTTTTATGGGGTAATACACCTTACAATGCCTGCCTGCCCCCAAATGGAAGCCCTAATTCCAATGTAAATACTCTGTAAGTTCTACTCATTGGAATTATCTTCTACGGGATTAGAGGTGCTGTGTCCTGGTTAATTAGGACTGCTCATTTACCAATGGGAATTTGGAGTGGGGGGTAGATCTAGATCTGTGAGCCTGCAAAATTTTCAGTACATAGCTAAATTTTTAACTGCTGCTAATGGCGGCTTCCTCGCAATTAACACAAAGTACAAGAAAGGCAGGGTAATAAACTAGTTTACCACTGCTACTTGGCAATGAAAAGGATGAGCTAGGTAGCAGTAGATCTCATCTAACCAAGAACATGTGCTGCCCTCCATTGAGGGCTGTAGATCTAATCCTTTTGTTTAACCTTCATAGCTGACAGCCACTGTAAGAAAGAACTGTACTATATACAATACAATACGATTGTTACTGCATGGAATGAACTGTTCTTGCGTGCCATGTGTTACCGCTTAACCCACCGAGGGGCCAGCTGTGATGTCTCCCTTTTCCCCTTTGTTATGTTTTCTTTACCCTTTTCACCTTTCATTTCAACTCTTTGAGATTCTTGCTTCAGTTGATTTTTCCACCCTGCAATGCCCATGATCACTAACACCAGGACTTACCAACAACTCTTTACACAATGACAAAGGCCTCATGCAATATCTTGTTGTCTGCTCATCCTGTTCTAGATTAATTGTTGCATTTCCAAGATATTCTTTGCCCACAGCTCCGCTTTATTGTGCAATtgaaactcttttttttttacttcagaAGAACTTATTACTGGGAATCTGGCATGGTGGGCTACAACTAGTGAAATACGAGTACATCTAACATCCAAGTGATTAACTGCATCTAACCTTATTTTATCTTATCACCCATGTCACAGCCTTTCGATGAAGTTGCCTGACCTCCTGATGCAACGGAACAGCTGCTGTGGCCTTGATGCACCATCTTCCCCTGAGGACCAAAGCTGTTGCAGCAGCTAAAAAACCACCATCACCAAGTCTGTCAACTCCTCCAGTTTTTGCCAAAGCGAAAGCACTTAGTCGTTGGTGAGTAACACCCCTCtctccaaaaattttaaacccaAATCGAGCCTCTCCATTACTGTTGATGATCAGCCATGCATAAATAACATGATGAGCACTTCACCGGATGCAtcatatcatgcatgcatggattgcAAATAAACAAGTACAGGGAGGGGGCAGGGGTGCGGTGTGTCCTGACCCAACCGGTGGCCTTGGATCCGGAGATTCTGCAGACAACAcatgacacacacacacaccctcTTCTCTTTACATTGTCAGCTGCTTAAACCTCTCTATTAATCTAATCAAACACAACTCCAGTTCCTGATTACTGCCACCTAATCTgccattttctttttgcttgtTTGCTCCAGtgaccctctctctctctctccccctctccctggTGGTATGGTATCTCTTTCCATGGAGACATAAAAATTGCACCTCCTTGGCCATGGTATGTCTCCTCTCcctgcctctctctctctctctactaaAACCTCACCTCAccagtgagtgagtgagtaaACCTCACCACCAATCCACCTACTAGTCTTGCTTGCAGAGTTGCAAGCAAACTATCTTGTCTCTCACTAGCCTTCCAACACAAGCAAGAACCGAGATTATCTGCATGTGGCACGCCAACATTTGAAGCTGATTCTACAGCTGATCTCATCTCTCTTCGGTTTTGTTGATTACGTAGTATAGCAGGAGCTGTGTACTTGCCTGCTTTCTCAGTACAGTGTCAACTGTCGAAGTGGTACAGTGAGTTGATTGGTTTGTAGAGATGCCTCCTGGTGTGAGCaggaggagatggaggaggaagccggacgtggcggcgccggcgccgctgctgtTGCTGTGCTGCGCGGCCGTCATGGCGGCGTGCATGGgcggcgccctcgccgccgacgcgcagGGCGCGGCGCTGCTCGCGTGGAAGCGGAcgttgcgcggcggcgacacggccCTGGCGGACTGGAACCCCGCCGACGCGTCGCCGTGCCGGTGGACGGGCGTGATGTGCAATGCCAATGGGCGGGTCACTGAGCTGAGCCTGCAGCAGGTCGACCTGCTCGGCGGCGTGCCGGACAACCTGTCCGCCATGGGCGCCACGCTGGAGCGGCTGGTGCTCACCGGCGCCAACCTGTCCGGGCCGATCCCGCCGCAGCTCGGTGACCTGCCGGCGCTGACGCACCTCGACCTCAGCAGCAATGCTCTCACCGGTTCGATTCCGACGAGCCTCTGCCGGCCGGGGAGCAAGCTGGAGAGCCTCTACGTCAACTCGAACCACCTCGAGGGGGGCATCCCGGACGCCATTGGCAACCTCACGGCACTGCGCGAGCTCATCATCTTCGACAACCAGCTCGACGGCACCATCCCGGCGTCCATCGGGCAGATGGCCAGCCTCGAGgtgctccgcggcggcggcaacaagAACCTCCAGGGCGCGCTCCCGCCGGAGATCGGCAACTGCTCCAAGCTCACCATGCTGGGCCTCGCCGAGACCAGCATCTCCGGCCCGCTCCCGACGAGCCTCGGCCAGCTCAAGAACCTCGACACGCTGGCCATCTACACGGCGCTGCTCTCCGGCCCGATCCCGCCGGAGCTCGGCCAGTGCAGCAGCTTGGAGAACATCTACCTGTACGAGAACGCGCTCTCCGGCTCCATCCCGCCGCAGCTCGGCGGCCTCAGCAACCTCAAGAACCTGCTCCTGTGGCAGAACAACCTCGTCGGCGTCATCCCGCCGGAGCTGGGCGCGTGCACGGGGCTCGCCGTGGTCGACCTGTCCATGAACGGCCTCACCGGCCACATCCCACCGTCGCTCGGGAACCTCTCGTCGCTGCAGGAGCTGCAGCTCAGCGTCAACAAGGTGTCCGGCCCCATCCCGGCCGAGCTGTCGCGGTGCACCAACCTCACCGACCTCGAGCTCGACAACAACCAGATCTCCGGCGGCATCCCGGCCGAGATCGGCAAGCTCACGGCGCTTCGCATGCTCTACCTCTGGGCCAACCAGCTCACCGGCACCATCCCGccggagatcggcggctgcgTCAGCCTCGAGGCGCTCGACCTGTCGCAGAACGCGCTGACGGGGCCCATCCCGCGCTCCCTCTTCCGGCTGCCGCGGCTGTCCAAGCTGCTCCTCATCGACAACACCCTCTCCGGCGAGATACCGCCGGAGATCGGCAACTGCACGTCGCTGGTCCGGTTCAGGGCGAGCGGCaaccacctcgccggcgccttACCTCCCGAGCTCGGTAAGCTTGGCGGCCTCAGCTTCCTGGACCTCAGTACCAACAGGCTCTCCGGCGCCATCCTGGCGGAGATCGCCGGCTGCCGGAACCTCACGTTCGTCGACCTCCACGGCAATGCCATCACCGGCGTGCTGCCGCCAGTGCTGTTCCAAGGCATGCCATCATTGCAGTACCTCGACCTCTCGTACAACGGCATCGCCGGCGCGATCCCGTCGAGCGTCGGGATGCTCGGTTCGCTCACCAAGCTCGTTCTTGGCGGGAACCGGCTTTCCGGCCAGATACCGCCGGAGATCGGCTCGTGCTCGCGGCTCCAGCTCCTGGACCTCGGCGGCAATTCGCTGACCGGCGCTATTCCGGCGAGCATCGGCAAGATTCCGGGCCTGGAGATTGCTCTCAACCTCAGCTGCAACGGCTTGTCTGGTGCGATACCCAAGGGGTTCGCCGGGCTGGCGCGGCTGGGCGTGCTCGACGTGTCGCACAACCAGCTCACCGGCGATCTCCAGCCGCTGTCCGCGCTCCAGAACCTCGTCGCGCTCAACATCtccttcaacaacttcaccggaCGCGCGCCGGAGACGGCGTTCTTCGCGAAGCTGCCGACGAGCGACGTGGAGGGCAACCCGGGGCTGTGCCTCTCGCGGTGCCCCGGCGACGCAAGCGACCgcgagcgcgcggcgcggcgcgccgctAGTGTCGCGACCGCCGTGCTCCTCTCCGctctcgtcgtcctcctcgccgccggggcTCTCGTCCTCttcggccggcgccggcagccgcTGTTCGGCGGCTCGAGCCCCGATGACGACAAGGACGCCGACATGCTGCCGCCGTGGGACGTCACGCTGTACCAGAAGCTGGAGATCAGCGTGGGCGACGTGGCGCGCAGCCTCACGCCGGCGAACGTGATCGGGCAAGGCTGGTCCGGGGCGGTGTACCGCGCGAGCATCCCGTCCACCGGCGTCACCATCGCCGTCAAGAAGTTCCGGTCGTCCGACGAGGCGTCCGTCGACGCGTTCGCCTGCGAGGTCGGCGTGCTGCCACGTGTGCGCCACCGCAACATCGTGCGCCTCCTCGGGTGGGCGACGAACCGCCGGACGCGCCTCCTCTTCTACGACTACCTCCCCAACGGCACCCTCGGCGGCCTTCTCCACGGCGGCACCAatggcgccgccgtggtggaGTGGGAGGTGCGGCTCTCGATCGCCGTCGGCGTGGCCGAGGGCCTCGCCTACCTCCACCACGACTCCGTTCCGGCGATCCTCCACCGCGACGTCAAGTCCGACAACATCCTCCTCGGGGAGCGCTACGAGGCATGCCTCGCCGACTTCGGCCTCGCCAGAGTCGCCGAGGACGGCGCCAactcgtcgcctccgccgttCGCCGGATCGTACGGATACATCGCTCCTGGTACGTGCCGGTCTCACCTCTCGAGTAGCGGTGAAGCTCGTTGCAAGGATCACCGTCCGATTCCATCTCGAGCTGCACTGACGGCTGTGATTTTACTTGATTTCTGCAGAGTACGCGTGCATGACCAAGATCACGACAAAGAGCGATGTGTACAGCTTT
This is a stretch of genomic DNA from Oryza brachyantha chromosome 1, ObraRS2, whole genome shotgun sequence. It encodes these proteins:
- the LOC102707811 gene encoding leucine-rich repeat receptor-like serine/threonine-protein kinase RGI4, giving the protein MPPGVSRRRWRRKPDVAAPAPLLLLCCAAVMAACMGGALAADAQGAALLAWKRTLRGGDTALADWNPADASPCRWTGVMCNANGRVTELSLQQVDLLGGVPDNLSAMGATLERLVLTGANLSGPIPPQLGDLPALTHLDLSSNALTGSIPTSLCRPGSKLESLYVNSNHLEGGIPDAIGNLTALRELIIFDNQLDGTIPASIGQMASLEVLRGGGNKNLQGALPPEIGNCSKLTMLGLAETSISGPLPTSLGQLKNLDTLAIYTALLSGPIPPELGQCSSLENIYLYENALSGSIPPQLGGLSNLKNLLLWQNNLVGVIPPELGACTGLAVVDLSMNGLTGHIPPSLGNLSSLQELQLSVNKVSGPIPAELSRCTNLTDLELDNNQISGGIPAEIGKLTALRMLYLWANQLTGTIPPEIGGCVSLEALDLSQNALTGPIPRSLFRLPRLSKLLLIDNTLSGEIPPEIGNCTSLVRFRASGNHLAGALPPELGKLGGLSFLDLSTNRLSGAILAEIAGCRNLTFVDLHGNAITGVLPPVLFQGMPSLQYLDLSYNGIAGAIPSSVGMLGSLTKLVLGGNRLSGQIPPEIGSCSRLQLLDLGGNSLTGAIPASIGKIPGLEIALNLSCNGLSGAIPKGFAGLARLGVLDVSHNQLTGDLQPLSALQNLVALNISFNNFTGRAPETAFFAKLPTSDVEGNPGLCLSRCPGDASDRERAARRAASVATAVLLSALVVLLAAGALVLFGRRRQPLFGGSSPDDDKDADMLPPWDVTLYQKLEISVGDVARSLTPANVIGQGWSGAVYRASIPSTGVTIAVKKFRSSDEASVDAFACEVGVLPRVRHRNIVRLLGWATNRRTRLLFYDYLPNGTLGGLLHGGTNGAAVVEWEVRLSIAVGVAEGLAYLHHDSVPAILHRDVKSDNILLGERYEACLADFGLARVAEDGANSSPPPFAGSYGYIAPEYACMTKITTKSDVYSFGVVLLEIITGCRPIESVFGEGQSVVQWVREHLHRKRDPAEVIDSRLQGRPDTQVQEMLQALGIALLCASTRPEDRPTMKDVAALLRGLRNDDGAEARKAGSGSATKWAEPAKLTALARPAQAQAQSQSSSLAYSTTGSV